One window of the Triticum dicoccoides isolate Atlit2015 ecotype Zavitan chromosome 3B, WEW_v2.0, whole genome shotgun sequence genome contains the following:
- the LOC119276840 gene encoding protein IQ-DOMAIN 14-like codes for MGRAMRWLKRLLTGRKEAHGGGKEIHAATDWHDAAAVKESTKRWSFVKQRKSGVDAGKRPSEPLAAALEVKPCRCAGSEQVGAREEKAAVVIQKAFRGYLARKALRALRSLVKLQALVRGYLVRKQAATTLHRLQALMRLQADSRAFKSASYRKSMEQERIVAQDARMRTPPTKPGHRRRLSDSTDSNYERSPRIVEMDTCHLRSRSSRMVSSGRYATDRSSGRLAPDLAPLFSPRSVKQPPRLSIRREPVRHAKTAQNTPRFSGADPPYTYDSPAKSVDGLAARPLWHRDLLSSPRYMAGTASSAARLRCQSAPRQPAEAPRASLTQRDVPAGPRKSTCTRTQHGGLCFHSSDAAHTRRSDLRDDAARDYYLDRMW; via the exons ATGGGCCGTGCCATGCGGTGGCTCAAGAGGCTGCTCACAGGCAGGAAGGAGGCGCACGGTGGCGGCAAGGAGATCCATGCCGCGACCGACTGGCATGACGCGGCGGCGGTGAAGGAGTCCACCAAGAGATGGAGCTTCGTGAAGCAGAGGAAGAGCGGAGTTGACGCTGGGAAGCGGCCCTCAGAGCCTCTCGCCGCCGCGCTGGAGGTGAAGCCATGCCGCTGTGCTGGCAGCGAGCAGGTGGGGGCACGCGAGGAGAAGGCGGCCGTCGTGATTCAGAAAGCCTTCAGAGGCTACCTG GCTAGGAAGGCGCTTCGCGCTCTCAGATCACTCGTCAAGCTGCAGGCTCTGGTCCGAGGCTACCTCGTGAGGAAGCAGGCGGCCACGACGCTGCACCGGCTGCAGGCGCTCATGCGGCTGCAGGCCGATTCCCGCGCCTTCAAGAGTGCCTCCTACCGGAAATCCATGGAACAG GAGAGAATTGTCGCGCAAGATGCCCGGATGAGGACGCCGCCGACCAAGCCCGGGCACCGGCGGAGGCTGTCCGACAGCACGGACTCCAACTACGAGCGCAGCCCGCGGATCGTGGAGATGGACACGTGCCACCTCCGCTCCCGGTCCAGCCGGATGGTGAGCAGCGGCCGGTACGCCACCGATCGCTCGTCGGGTCGCCTGGCCCCGGACCTGGCCCCGCTGTTCTCGCCGCGGTCCGTCAAGCAGCCCCCGAGGCTGTCCATCCGGCGTGAGCCCGTCAGGCACGCCAAGACGGCGCAGAATACGCCCCGCTTCAGCGGGGCCGACCCGCCGTACACATACGACTCGCCTGCCAAGAGCGTGGACGGGCTGGCGGCGCGGCCGCTCTGGCACCGGGACCTGCTGTCGAGCCCGCGGTACATGGCGGGCACGGCCTCGTCGGCGGCGAGGCTGCGGTGCCAGAGCGCGCCCAGGCAGCCGGCCGAGGCGCCGAGGGCGAGCCTGACCCAGCGAGATGTCCCTGCTGGGCCGAGGAAGTCGACGTGCACGCGGACGCAGCATGGCGGCCTCTGCTTCCACTCCTCGGATGCCGCCCACACGCGCCGCTCCGACCTCAGGGACGACGCGGCAAGAGATTATTACTTGGACAGGATGTGGTGA
- the LOC119281476 gene encoding uncharacterized protein LOC119281476, which produces MAAEGAELGSPAPAQPPAPKRRKIEPSRRSRPPSQTAIDKDKVAASSNSSVSGTPLARVDLNKVREAKRFAVLQAQHEGCLGSFKSFDSLFGNYLVPVTPSDDFFEQIAKE; this is translated from the exons ATGGCGGCGGAGGGAGCGGAGCTTGGTTCCCCGGCGCCGGCGCAGCCGCCGGCACCGAAGCGGCGGAAGATCGAACCGTCTCGGAG GAGCAGACCTCCTTCTCAAACTGCTATTGATAAGGACAAAGTGGCGGCATCATCCAATTCATCG GTTTCAGGTACACCGCTAGCAAGAGTGGATCTCAACAAAGTTAGAGAGGCAAAGAGATTTGCTGTCCTTCAAGCACAGCACGAGGGATGCCTGGGAAGCTTCAAAAGCTTTGATTCTCTGTTTGGAAATTATCTTGTTCCTGTTACCCCAAGTGATGACTTCTTTGAGCAAATTGCAAAGGAGTGA